The genomic segment ACCGCTTGCCGACTTCTCATCCTATCGGCACATTGCATGGCGCAATCATTTAGCCATCACAAGGACGCGACATGGCCCGCCGGCGCAAGAAATCCCCTTTCGAAGACTTAGTCGATCTCGCTGCCTTGTTGCCTTGGTGGATCACCTTGCCGCTGGCGCTCATCGCGTACCTGTGGCTCCACAGCATCGCCATTTCACCAATCCCAACACTCGCCAATCCTGCCGAACTTGGCGGTCAGTTACCCAGCATTATGTTTCGTGGACTAGCGGCGCCCGCACAGTACCTGCTCCCCGCTGCGCTGGTAATCGGCGCCATCGCTTCGATCTTTGCCCGCATTCGGCGCAAGAAGCTTTTCGACTCCGTGGCAAGCGAGGAGAACACGCTGGAGTCCATTAGCTGGCGCGAGTTCGAGTTATTGGTTGGTGAAGCATTCCGGCGCAAGGGCTATACCGTTCAGGAGACTGGCCAAGGCGGAGCCGATGGCGGTATCGATCTGGTGCTCTTAAAGGATGGCGAAAAGTACCTGGTGCAATGCAAACAATGGCGCCGCCAACTGGTTCAGGTGAACGTAATACGTGAGCTATTCGGCGTCATGGCCGCCGAAGGGGCGAAAGGCGGCTTCGTCGTGATTTC from the Stutzerimonas stutzeri genome contains:
- a CDS encoding restriction endonuclease, producing the protein MARRRKKSPFEDLVDLAALLPWWITLPLALIAYLWLHSIAISPIPTLANPAELGGQLPSIMFRGLAAPAQYLLPAALVIGAIASIFARIRRKKLFDSVASEENTLESISWREFELLVGEAFRRKGYTVQETGQGGADGGIDLVLLKDGEKYLVQCKQWRRQLVQVNVIRELFGVMAAEGAKGGFVVISGRFTEDAMAFAQGKNLQLIEGAELNDMIRQSRATAARPNSQSTNNKAPYQPKSLSPDPVVQTPHPTQPACPTCQAPMVQRVAKRGSNVGNTFWGCSHYPKCKTTRNEMPA